In the genome of Aspergillus flavus chromosome 8, complete sequence, one region contains:
- a CDS encoding putative amino acid transporter, whose product MSEKKQDDIFPPEPYHVEYIDKDQGVIDQDAVFGEITEEGPNYRNVGWLGTTALMMKTQIGLGVLSIPLAFDTLGLIPGVIVLCAIAVITTWSDYIVGVFKLRHREVYGIDDTGALMFGYPGRVLLGGAFCLYWTFVAGSGMLGVSISLNAVSTHGACTAVFVAVAAIVGFMLASIQTLARISWIAWVGLFGILTAIFIVTIAVGLQERPYAAPQEGVWVSDYKLIASPSFTQAITAVSSIVFAYAGTPAFFSIVSEMREPRHYTRSLVICQSVVTATYVAIGCVVYYFCGSYVASPALGSAGPTVKKISYGFALPGLLMTTLLVIHLPAKYLFIRILQGSRHLTANTTIHWATWLGCTSGIAIIAYIIASAIPVFNDLVSLVGALLGTLMSFQPMGCMWLYDNWSKGKISKSPKWIFMVFWSGFVILSGTFLMVGGTYGSVVSIIDSYKKSGGSAAWSCADNSNSV is encoded by the exons ATGTcggagaaaaagcaagacGACATCTTCCCCCCCGAGCCCTACCATGTCGAGTACATCGATAAGGATCAGGGTGTCATTGATCAGGATGCTGTCTTTGGAGAAATCACCGAAGAAGGCCCGAATTATCGCAAT GTAGGATGGCTCGGGACCACGGCCCTCATGATGAAGACCCAAATCGGTCTAGGAGTTCTTTCGATACCGTTAGCCTTCGACACCCTCGGTCTGATCCCGGGAGTCATAGTCCTCTGCGCTATTGCTGTTATTACAACGTGGTCGGACTATATTGTGGGTGTCTTTAAGCTGCGCCATCGGGAGGTATATGGGATTGATGACACGGGAGCACTTATGTTTGGGTATCCCGGCCGGGTCCTTCTTGGGGGGGCATTCTGCCTTT ATTGGACGTTTGTCGCTGGCTCTGGAATGCTTGGTGTCTCTATCTCCCTTAATGCAGTCTCCACCCATGGCGCTTGCACGGCCGTCTTCGTGGCTGTAGCGGCGATTGTAGGCTTCATGCTTGCTAGCATTCAAACCCTAGCTCGTATCAGCTGGATCGCATGGGTAGGGCTGTTCGGTATTCTTACAGCGA tcttcatcgtcactaTTGCGGTCGGACTACAGGAGCGCCCATATGCAGCCCCACAAGAAGGCGTTTGGGTCTCAGACTATAAGCTCATTGCCAGCCCGAGCTTTACACAAGCTATCACTGCCGTGTCCTCAATCGTCTTTGCCTATGCGGGTACTCctgccttcttctcaatCGTTTCTGAGATGCGCGAACCCCGCCATTATACCCGATCCCTTGTTATTTGCCAGTCAGTGGTTACTGCGACCTATGTCGCCATTGGTTGTGTTGTATACTATTTCTGTGGGTCTTACGTCGCTTCACCAGCTTTGGGCTCCGCTGGTCCGACTGTAAAGAAAATCAGCTATGGCTTTGCGCTACCAGGTCTCTTGATGACCACTCTACTTGTCATCCAT TTACCAGCCAAGTATCTTTTCATCCGCATCCTGCAAGGCTCGAGGCACCTGACTGCGAACACAACTATTCACTGGGCCACCTGGCTCGGTTGCACTTCGGGAATCGCTATTATCGCCTATATCATTGCCAGTGCTATTCCCGTGTTCAACGACCTGGTGTCCCTGGTCGGTGCCCTCCTTGGCACTCTCATGTCCTTCCAACCAATGGGCTGCATGTGGTTATATGATAACTGGAGTAAGGGCAAGATCAGTAAATCGCCCAAGTGGATTTTCATGGTCTTCTGGAGCGGCTTTGTTATTCTGTCTGGCACCTTTTTGATGGTTGGGGGCACATACGGATCGGTTGTTTCCATCATCGACAGCTATAAAAAGTCCGGTGGCTCGGCAGCTTGGTCTTGTGCTGATAACTCCAATTCGGTCTAA